One segment of Streptomyces roseifaciens DNA contains the following:
- a CDS encoding S16 family serine protease, translating to MSAPTTPARSRRARTLAVCAVPVVALLASVPFVPLPFAVAQPGSTVDVLGTHEGRQVIEIKGAQARRTTGQLRMTTIVVTGPRVDVDLGDVISGWTRTDRAVMPHDAVYPVGDSDEEVDAHNKAEMKKSQDAATDAALRYLHRSPDELKVGLSLADVGGPSAGLLFTLGIIDKVDGDGRGGDLTGGRTIAGTGTIDADGTVGQVGGVPLKTQAARRDGATVFLVPKAECSAAEANLPKGLRLVPVQKLQDAVTSLRALRSGDEDAVPTC from the coding sequence ATGTCCGCTCCGACCACGCCCGCCCGGTCCCGCCGCGCCCGGACGCTCGCCGTCTGTGCCGTGCCCGTCGTCGCCCTGCTCGCCTCGGTCCCCTTCGTGCCGCTGCCGTTCGCGGTCGCACAGCCGGGTTCGACGGTGGACGTGCTCGGCACGCACGAGGGCAGACAGGTCATCGAGATCAAGGGCGCGCAGGCCCGCAGGACGACGGGCCAGTTGCGCATGACGACGATCGTGGTGACGGGCCCGCGCGTCGACGTGGACCTAGGCGACGTGATCAGCGGCTGGACGCGTACGGACCGGGCCGTGATGCCGCACGACGCCGTCTACCCCGTCGGCGACTCCGACGAGGAGGTCGACGCGCACAACAAGGCGGAGATGAAGAAGTCGCAGGACGCCGCCACGGACGCCGCCCTGCGCTACCTGCACCGCTCGCCGGACGAGCTGAAGGTCGGCCTCAGCCTGGCCGACGTGGGCGGCCCGAGCGCGGGGCTCCTCTTCACCCTCGGGATCATCGACAAGGTCGACGGCGACGGCCGCGGCGGCGACCTCACCGGGGGGCGGACCATCGCGGGCACGGGCACGATCGACGCCGACGGGACGGTCGGCCAGGTCGGCGGCGTGCCGCTGAAGACGCAGGCGGCCCGGCGCGACGGCGCGACGGTCTTCCTCGTCCCGAAGGCCGAGTGCTCGGCCGCCGAGGCCAATCTGCCCAAGGGGCTGCGGCTGGTCCCCGTGCAGAAGCTGCAGGACGCGGTCACGTCGCTGCGCGCCCTGCGGTCCGGGGACGAGGACGCCGTCCCCACCTGCTGA
- a CDS encoding FAD-binding oxidoreductase, with the protein MGDLIKLLREGLPAEAILTDPDVTASYAKDMAGFCAAGRPAVVTLPRTVEHVQHVMRTATALRVPVVPQGARTGLSGAANASDGCIVLSLVKMDRILEIDPVDRVAVVEPGVVNAVLSRAVAEQGLYYPPDPSSWEQCTIGGNIGTASGGLCCVKYGVTGEYVLGLDIVLADGRLLRTGRRTAKGVAGYDLTRLFVGSEGSLGIVVRAVLALRPAPPQQLVLAAEFPSVAAAAEAVREIMARGHAPSLLELMDGTTIRAVNAMARMGLPETTEALLLAAFDTPDPAADLAAVAGLCTAAGADQVVPAEDAAESELLLQARRLALTALEALRPATMIDDVCVPRSRLADMLEGTAGIARKYGLTIGVCAHAGDGNTHPVVCFDPADADESRRARESFDAIMALGLELGGTITGEHGVGVLKKEWLARELGPVGLEIQRGIKRVLDPEGILNPGKVLDL; encoded by the coding sequence ATGGGCGATCTGATCAAGCTGTTGCGCGAAGGGCTCCCCGCGGAGGCGATCCTCACCGACCCCGACGTCACCGCGTCCTACGCCAAGGACATGGCCGGCTTCTGCGCCGCAGGGCGGCCCGCGGTCGTCACCCTGCCCCGCACCGTGGAGCACGTACAGCACGTCATGCGCACCGCCACCGCCTTGCGGGTGCCCGTCGTCCCGCAAGGCGCCCGCACCGGCCTGTCCGGCGCGGCCAACGCGAGCGACGGCTGCATCGTCCTCTCCCTCGTCAAGATGGACCGCATCCTGGAGATCGACCCCGTCGACCGCGTCGCCGTCGTCGAACCGGGCGTCGTCAACGCCGTGCTCTCCCGCGCCGTCGCCGAACAGGGCCTCTACTACCCGCCCGACCCCTCCAGCTGGGAGCAGTGCACCATCGGCGGCAACATCGGCACCGCCTCCGGCGGCCTGTGCTGCGTGAAGTACGGCGTCACCGGCGAATACGTCCTCGGCCTCGACATCGTCCTGGCCGACGGCCGGCTGCTGAGGACGGGCCGCCGCACCGCCAAGGGCGTCGCGGGCTACGACCTCACCCGCCTGTTCGTCGGCTCCGAGGGCAGCCTCGGCATCGTCGTACGGGCCGTCCTCGCGCTCCGCCCGGCCCCGCCCCAACAGCTCGTGCTGGCCGCCGAGTTCCCCTCCGTCGCCGCGGCCGCCGAGGCCGTCCGCGAGATCATGGCCCGCGGCCACGCCCCCTCGCTGCTGGAGCTCATGGACGGCACGACGATCCGCGCCGTCAACGCCATGGCGCGCATGGGCCTCCCCGAGACCACCGAGGCCCTCCTGCTCGCCGCCTTCGACACCCCCGACCCGGCCGCGGACCTCGCCGCCGTCGCCGGGCTGTGCACGGCCGCCGGAGCCGACCAGGTCGTCCCCGCCGAGGACGCCGCCGAGTCCGAGCTGCTCCTGCAGGCCCGCCGGCTCGCCCTCACCGCCCTGGAGGCCCTCCGCCCCGCCACCATGATCGACGACGTGTGCGTCCCGCGCTCCCGCCTCGCCGACATGCTCGAAGGCACCGCCGGGATCGCCCGCAAGTACGGGCTCACCATCGGCGTCTGCGCCCACGCGGGCGACGGCAACACCCACCCCGTCGTCTGCTTCGACCCCGCCGACGCCGACGAGTCGCGCCGCGCCCGCGAGTCCTTCGACGCGATCATGGCCCTCGGCCTGGAGCTGGGCGGCACGATCACCGGCGAGCACGGCGTGGGCGTCCTGAAGAAGGAGTGGCTGGCGAGGGAACTGGGCCCGGTGGGCCTGGAGATCCAGCGGGGCATCAAACGGGTCCTCGACCCCGAGGGCATCCTCAACCCGGGCAAGGTACTGGACCTTTAA
- a CDS encoding ABC transporter permease — MSFWEYLAGRRAQLLADGWQHASAVFQCMVVATVLGVVIGVLTYRSEWAGNLAVTTTATLLTIPSLALLGLLIPLTGLGVAPTVTALVLYGLLPIVRNAVVGLRGVDPSLVDAATGIGMSRAARLLRVELPLAWPPILTGIRVATQMLMGIAAVAAYASGPGLGNEIFRGVSSLGSANALNQVLAGTLGIIVLALLFDAAYVLIGRLTVPRGIRG, encoded by the coding sequence GTGAGCTTCTGGGAGTACCTGGCCGGCCGCCGCGCCCAGCTGCTGGCGGACGGCTGGCAGCACGCCAGCGCCGTCTTCCAGTGCATGGTCGTCGCGACCGTCCTCGGCGTGGTGATCGGCGTGCTCACCTACCGCAGCGAGTGGGCCGGCAACCTCGCGGTGACCACGACGGCGACCCTGCTCACCATCCCCTCGCTGGCCCTGCTCGGCCTGCTCATCCCGCTCACCGGCCTGGGCGTGGCGCCGACGGTCACGGCGCTCGTGCTCTACGGGCTGCTGCCGATCGTCCGCAACGCGGTGGTGGGGCTGCGGGGCGTGGACCCCTCGCTCGTGGACGCCGCGACGGGGATCGGGATGTCCCGCGCGGCCCGGCTCCTGCGCGTCGAGCTGCCGCTCGCCTGGCCGCCGATCCTCACCGGGATCCGGGTGGCCACGCAGATGCTGATGGGCATCGCGGCGGTGGCCGCGTACGCCTCCGGGCCGGGGCTGGGCAACGAAATCTTCCGCGGCGTCTCCTCGCTGGGCAGCGCCAACGCCCTCAACCAGGTGCTCGCCGGGACGCTCGGGATCATCGTGCTCGCCCTGCTCTTCGACGCGGCGTACGTGCTGATCGGCCGGCTGACCGTCCCGAGGGGGATCCGTGGCTGA
- a CDS encoding IclR family transcriptional regulator, which produces MTAETSQTLDRGLRVLKLLADTDHGLTVTELSTRLGVNRTVVYRLLATLEQHALVRRDIGGRARVGLGVLRLGRQVHPLVREAALPALRSLAEDIGATAHLTLVDGTEALAVAVVEPTWTDYHVAYRAGFRHPLDRGAAGRAILAARRGESDGPGYALTHGELEAGASGAAAPLLGVLGIEGSVGVVMLTDSVPDRVGPRVVEAAKEVADALR; this is translated from the coding sequence GTGACCGCGGAGACCTCGCAGACGCTCGACAGAGGACTGCGCGTCCTCAAACTGCTCGCCGACACCGACCACGGCCTGACCGTCACCGAGCTGTCCACCCGGCTCGGGGTCAACCGCACCGTGGTCTACCGCCTGCTCGCCACGCTGGAGCAGCACGCACTCGTCCGCCGCGACATCGGCGGCCGGGCCCGGGTGGGCCTCGGGGTGCTGCGGCTCGGCCGCCAGGTGCACCCCCTGGTGCGCGAGGCGGCCCTGCCCGCCCTGCGCTCCCTGGCCGAGGACATCGGGGCCACCGCCCACCTCACGCTCGTCGACGGCACCGAGGCGCTCGCGGTGGCCGTCGTCGAGCCGACGTGGACGGACTACCACGTGGCCTACCGCGCGGGCTTCCGCCACCCCCTGGACCGGGGCGCGGCGGGCCGCGCCATACTCGCCGCCCGCCGCGGCGAGAGCGACGGCCCGGGCTACGCCCTCACGCACGGCGAGCTGGAGGCCGGCGCGAGCGGCGCGGCGGCGCCCCTGCTCGGCGTCCTGGGGATCGAGGGCAGCGTGGGGGTGGTGATGCTCACGGACTCCGTCCCCGACCGGGTCGGGCCCCGCGTGGTGGAGGCGGCCAAGGAGGTCGCGGACGCCCTGAGGTGA
- a CDS encoding SsgA family sporulation/cell division regulator — MHTVVERELEIDLVLSPERSIPVPSRLSYRTADPYAVHIAFHVTSEAPVHWTFARELLVEGVFRPCGSGDVRVWPTRTDGRNVVCMALSSPDGAALLEAPEPAVSAWLERTLRVVAPGSEPERLGLDAALRDILDA; from the coding sequence ATGCACACCGTGGTGGAAAGAGAGCTGGAGATCGACCTGGTGCTGTCGCCCGAGCGCAGCATCCCCGTGCCGTCGCGGCTGAGCTACCGCACGGCCGACCCGTACGCGGTGCACATCGCCTTCCACGTGACCTCGGAGGCCCCGGTGCACTGGACGTTCGCGCGCGAGCTGCTGGTGGAGGGCGTGTTCCGGCCGTGCGGCAGCGGGGACGTACGGGTGTGGCCGACGCGGACGGACGGGCGCAACGTGGTGTGCATGGCGCTGTCCTCGCCGGACGGGGCGGCGCTGCTGGAGGCCCCGGAGCCGGCGGTGTCGGCGTGGCTGGAGCGGACCCTGCGGGTGGTGGCGCCGGGGTCGGAGCCGGAGCGGCTGGGGCTGGACGCGGCGCTGCGGGACATTCTGGACGCGTGA
- the hppD gene encoding 4-hydroxyphenylpyruvate dioxygenase has translation MTQTTDHTPHTARQADPFPVKGMDAVVFAVGNAKQAAHYYSTAFGMKLVAYRGPENGSRESASYVLESGGARFVLTTVIKAATDRGRALAAHVAEHGDGVVDLAIEVPDARAAYAYAVEHGATGLEAPYELEDEHGKVVLAAIATYGETRHTLVERSAYSGPYLPGYAAAKPLVEPGDRRFQAIDHCVGNVELGKMDEWVSFYNNVMHFTNMKEFVGDDIATEYSALMSKVVADGTRKVKFPLNEPAIAKKKSQIDEYLEFYNGPGVQHIALATNDIVATVRAMRAAGVQFLDTPDSYYDTLGEWVGETRVPVDTLRELKILADRDEDGYLLQIFTKPVQDRPTVFFEMIERHGSMGFGKGNFKALFEAIEREQEKRGNL, from the coding sequence ATGACTCAGACCACGGATCACACCCCGCACACCGCACGGCAGGCCGACCCCTTCCCGGTCAAGGGGATGGACGCGGTGGTCTTCGCCGTCGGCAACGCCAAGCAGGCCGCCCACTACTACTCCACCGCCTTCGGCATGAAGCTCGTCGCCTACCGCGGACCGGAGAACGGAAGCCGCGAGAGCGCCAGCTACGTGCTGGAGTCGGGCGGCGCCCGCTTCGTCCTCACCACGGTCATCAAGGCCGCGACCGACCGCGGCCGGGCCCTCGCCGCCCACGTCGCCGAGCACGGCGACGGCGTCGTCGACCTCGCCATCGAGGTGCCGGACGCGCGCGCCGCGTACGCCTACGCCGTCGAGCACGGCGCCACCGGCCTGGAGGCCCCGTACGAGCTGGAGGACGAGCACGGCAAGGTCGTCCTCGCCGCGATCGCCACCTACGGCGAGACCCGCCACACGCTCGTCGAGCGCTCCGCCTACAGCGGCCCGTACCTGCCCGGCTACGCGGCCGCCAAGCCGCTCGTCGAGCCCGGGGACCGCCGCTTCCAGGCCATCGACCACTGCGTGGGCAACGTCGAGCTCGGCAAGATGGACGAGTGGGTGTCGTTCTACAACAACGTCATGCACTTCACGAACATGAAGGAGTTCGTGGGCGACGACATCGCCACCGAGTACTCCGCGCTCATGTCGAAGGTCGTCGCCGACGGCACCCGCAAGGTGAAGTTCCCGCTCAACGAGCCGGCCATCGCCAAGAAGAAGTCGCAGATCGACGAGTACCTCGAGTTCTACAACGGCCCCGGCGTCCAGCACATCGCCCTCGCCACCAACGACATCGTCGCCACCGTGCGCGCCATGCGGGCGGCGGGCGTGCAGTTCCTCGACACCCCGGACTCGTACTACGACACGCTGGGCGAGTGGGTCGGCGAGACCCGCGTACCGGTCGACACCCTGCGCGAGCTGAAGATCCTCGCGGACCGCGACGAGGACGGCTACCTGCTGCAGATCTTCACCAAGCCCGTGCAGGACCGGCCGACGGTCTTCTTCGAGATGATCGAGCGGCACGGCTCGATGGGCTTCGGCAAGGGCAACTTCAAGGCGCTCTTCGAGGCGATCGAGCGGGAGCAGGAGAAGCGCGGCAACCTGTAG
- a CDS encoding betaine/proline/choline family ABC transporter ATP-binding protein (Members of the family are the ATP-binding subunit of ABC transporters for substrates such as betaine, L-proline or other amino acids, choline, carnitine, etc. The substrate specificity is best determined from the substrate-binding subunit, rather than this subunit, as it interacts with the permease subunit and not with substrate directly.) — protein sequence MADAPGATIQLDNLTKRYPGNPAPAVDCVNMDIKAGELVVFVGPSGCGKTTTMKMINRLIEPTSGRIRIDGEDVTGIDPVRLRRKIGYAIQASGLFPHMTVAQNISLVPRMTGWPKRRIAERVEEMLDLVGLDPGEFQGRYPRQLSGGQQQRVGVARALAADPPVLLMDEPFGAVDPITRDHLQDELIRLQHELHKTIVFVTHDFDEAIKLGDRIAVLRERSHIAQFDTPEAILTNPADDFVSGFVGAGAALKRLNLTRVRDVGVVDFPTATVDDPLQTIFERLRRGTTNEVLLLDRHHRPYKWLRRGDLMRAQGSLARAGTLVHDTVTRDATLRDALEAVLIDNAGRVPVTGRRGRYEGVVDMETLMNSVHELLEEDRLDAVEHQHLLEEQRAQQVLEEQEGTTDAPEELA from the coding sequence GTGGCTGACGCGCCCGGAGCCACCATCCAGCTGGACAACCTCACCAAGCGCTACCCCGGCAACCCCGCGCCCGCCGTGGACTGCGTGAACATGGACATCAAGGCCGGGGAACTGGTGGTGTTCGTGGGCCCGTCCGGCTGCGGCAAGACCACCACCATGAAGATGATCAACCGGTTGATCGAGCCGACGTCCGGCCGGATCCGCATCGACGGCGAGGACGTCACCGGCATCGACCCGGTGCGCCTGCGCCGCAAGATCGGCTACGCCATCCAGGCCTCCGGGCTGTTCCCCCACATGACCGTCGCCCAGAACATCTCGCTCGTCCCGCGCATGACCGGCTGGCCGAAGCGGCGGATCGCCGAGCGGGTGGAGGAGATGCTCGACCTGGTGGGGCTCGACCCCGGCGAGTTCCAGGGCCGCTATCCGCGCCAGCTCTCCGGCGGGCAGCAGCAGCGCGTCGGCGTGGCCCGCGCCCTGGCCGCCGATCCGCCGGTGCTGCTGATGGACGAGCCGTTCGGTGCGGTCGACCCGATCACCCGCGACCACCTGCAGGACGAACTGATCCGGCTGCAGCACGAGCTGCACAAGACGATCGTCTTCGTCACCCACGACTTCGACGAGGCCATCAAGCTCGGCGACCGGATCGCCGTGCTCCGCGAGCGCTCGCACATCGCCCAGTTCGACACCCCCGAGGCCATCCTCACCAACCCCGCCGACGACTTCGTCTCCGGCTTCGTGGGGGCGGGCGCGGCGCTCAAGCGGCTCAACCTCACGCGCGTACGGGACGTGGGCGTCGTCGACTTCCCCACGGCCACCGTCGACGACCCCCTCCAGACGATCTTCGAGCGGCTGCGCCGCGGCACCACCAACGAGGTGCTGCTGCTGGACCGGCACCACCGTCCGTACAAATGGCTCCGGCGCGGCGACCTGATGCGCGCCCAGGGCTCCCTCGCCCGCGCCGGCACCCTCGTGCACGACACCGTCACCCGCGACGCGACGCTGCGCGACGCCCTGGAGGCCGTCCTCATCGACAACGCGGGCCGGGTGCCCGTCACCGGGCGGCGCGGCCGCTACGAGGGGGTCGTCGACATGGAGACCCTCATGAACTCCGTGCACGAACTGCTGGAGGAGGACCGGCTCGACGCCGTCGAACACCAGCACCTGCTGGAGGAACAGCGCGCCCAGCAGGTGCTGGAGGAACAGGAGGGCACGACCGACGCGCCGGAGGAGCTGGCGTGA
- a CDS encoding glycine betaine ABC transporter substrate-binding protein codes for MARRQVAGRRTAGRRTAGRRTAGQQTAGRRAAVRAVAPALALALLASLTGGCGLTSGSPMADSVRPGSVGRGLPLKGADLTVTSKSFSENIVLGQIMGLAFRAAGAKVLDRTNIQGSVGAREAVRSGEADAMYEYTGTAWITYLGHDRPIPDPARQWRAVADADARNGLTWLAPAALDNTYALAMNRADARRYGTRTLSDVAALSRRNPGAVTLCVESEFAARDDGLQGMAKAYGMNVPASRVQKMDGGIIYTQVSGGGSCTFGEVFTTDGRIAAMHLVVMDDDKHFFPNYNAAPEINSGTLRKHPAIKDVLDPITARLDDEVARKLNARVDVDGQDPHEVAKEWLLKEGFISR; via the coding sequence ATGGCCCGGCGGCAGGTAGCCGGACGACGGACGGCCGGACGACGGACGGCCGGACGACGGACGGCCGGGCAGCAGACGGCCGGGCGGCGCGCAGCGGTCCGGGCGGTGGCGCCCGCGCTCGCCCTCGCCCTGCTCGCCTCCCTCACCGGCGGCTGCGGGCTGACCAGCGGCTCCCCCATGGCGGACAGCGTCCGCCCCGGTTCGGTCGGCCGGGGCCTGCCGCTCAAGGGCGCCGACCTGACGGTCACGTCCAAGAGCTTCAGCGAGAACATCGTGCTCGGCCAGATCATGGGCCTGGCTTTCCGGGCCGCCGGCGCGAAGGTGCTGGACCGCACCAACATCCAGGGCTCGGTCGGGGCCCGCGAGGCGGTCCGGTCCGGCGAGGCGGACGCCATGTACGAGTACACGGGCACCGCCTGGATCACGTACCTCGGCCACGACCGGCCCATCCCCGACCCCGCGCGGCAGTGGCGGGCCGTCGCCGACGCCGACGCGCGCAACGGCCTCACCTGGCTCGCCCCCGCGGCCCTCGACAACACCTACGCGCTGGCGATGAACCGGGCCGACGCGCGCAGGTACGGCACCCGCACCCTCTCGGACGTGGCCGCGCTGTCGCGGCGGAACCCGGGGGCGGTGACGCTGTGCGTGGAGAGCGAGTTCGCCGCGCGCGACGACGGGCTGCAGGGCATGGCCAAGGCCTACGGGATGAACGTGCCCGCCTCGCGCGTCCAGAAGATGGACGGCGGCATCATCTACACCCAGGTCTCCGGGGGCGGCTCCTGCACCTTCGGCGAGGTCTTCACCACCGACGGCCGCATCGCGGCCATGCACCTCGTCGTCATGGACGACGACAAGCACTTCTTCCCCAACTACAACGCCGCCCCGGAGATCAACAGCGGCACGCTGCGCAAGCACCCGGCGATCAAGGACGTGCTGGACCCCATCACGGCGCGGCTCGACGACGAGGTGGCGCGGAAGCTCAACGCGAGGGTGGACGTGGACGGGCAGGACCCGCACGAGGTCGCGAAGGAGTGGCTGCTGAAGGAGGGGTTCATCAGCCGGTGA
- a CDS encoding Lrp/AsnC family transcriptional regulator — protein MAIDRLDGRLIELLAEEPRIGVLEASRRLGVARGTVQARLDRLQAQGVIRGFGPDVDPAALGYPVTAFATLEIKQGQGGDVRAHLATVPEVLELHTTTGRGDMLCRLVARSNADLQRVIDRVVGFDGIVRASTAIVMENAVPLRIIPLVQQASQAPYRP, from the coding sequence ATGGCGATCGATCGTTTGGACGGCCGGCTGATCGAGCTGCTGGCCGAGGAGCCGCGGATCGGCGTGCTGGAGGCCTCGCGCCGGCTGGGCGTGGCGCGCGGGACCGTCCAGGCGCGGCTGGACCGGCTGCAGGCGCAGGGCGTCATCCGCGGCTTCGGCCCGGACGTGGACCCGGCGGCGCTGGGCTATCCGGTGACGGCCTTCGCGACGCTGGAGATCAAGCAGGGGCAGGGCGGCGACGTCCGGGCGCACCTCGCGACCGTCCCCGAGGTGCTGGAGCTGCACACCACCACCGGGCGCGGCGACATGCTCTGCCGTCTGGTCGCACGCTCGAACGCCGACCTCCAGCGTGTGATCGACCGGGTTGTGGGTTTTGATGGCATCGTGCGGGCCTCCACGGCGATCGTCATGGAGAACGCCGTGCCGCTGCGGATCATCCCGCTGGTGCAGCAGGCGTCGCAGGCCCCGTACCGGCCCTGA
- a CDS encoding RDD family protein: MSAPSSGSADSSPVQGFYPDPSIPGYIRYWSGSAWVPGTSRPAPAEGEPMPAPPAGVAKPAAPALAAPVPPTPRRPEPARQEPRPDETGPMFLDEEPALRDARAEQPASAWRAEPARQEGFGGEQDRRVSWGDGPASGGALPTPRDPRVAPPLTPAEPSRPEPARPEPSRAEPARAEESPARGQSVPAVRPGGTMQLRTSGKPVPASASPGWPDARADEARPQAEPQQGLSGPQSQPAPQASAPSPAPSQSAPERQALPAAAPAPALPAPARSAPALPERQEAPRTAEPARPAAGGWAQQVQQLAQQQPAQTSASGSSDAPAPWKPPKDDPFLQAAREQQGRPAPLGRRFAARLVDTVVLGAVVSAAAVPLWAKAVEHIDAKVEQAKQSGETVTVWLLDGTTGGYLAVVLGVLLVAGVVLEALPTAKWGRTLGKRLCGVRVLDIEAHDTPRFGAALRRWLVYGGLGALGIGVVGALWCLVDRPWRQCWHDKAARTFVAAGKR, from the coding sequence ATGAGCGCCCCTTCCTCAGGATCCGCCGACAGCAGCCCCGTCCAGGGCTTCTACCCGGACCCGTCCATTCCTGGCTATATCCGCTACTGGAGCGGCTCCGCCTGGGTGCCCGGCACGAGCCGGCCCGCGCCCGCCGAGGGCGAGCCGATGCCCGCCCCGCCCGCCGGCGTCGCCAAGCCCGCGGCGCCCGCGCTCGCCGCGCCCGTGCCGCCGACCCCGCGCCGCCCCGAGCCCGCCCGGCAGGAGCCGCGCCCGGACGAGACCGGTCCCATGTTCCTCGACGAGGAGCCCGCCCTGCGCGACGCCCGCGCCGAGCAGCCGGCCTCCGCCTGGCGCGCGGAGCCGGCCCGGCAGGAGGGCTTCGGCGGGGAGCAGGACCGGCGCGTCTCCTGGGGGGACGGGCCCGCGTCCGGCGGCGCCCTGCCCACGCCCCGCGACCCGCGCGTCGCCCCGCCCCTCACGCCCGCCGAGCCGTCCCGCCCCGAGCCCGCCCGGCCGGAGCCCTCCCGCGCCGAGCCGGCCCGCGCCGAGGAGAGCCCCGCCCGCGGGCAGAGCGTCCCCGCCGTCAGGCCGGGCGGCACGATGCAGCTGCGTACGTCCGGCAAGCCCGTCCCGGCGTCGGCCTCGCCGGGCTGGCCGGATGCCCGTGCCGACGAGGCGCGGCCCCAGGCCGAACCGCAGCAGGGGCTTTCGGGCCCGCAGTCGCAGCCGGCACCGCAGGCGTCGGCACCGTCACCCGCGCCGTCGCAGTCCGCACCGGAGCGCCAGGCGCTGCCGGCCGCGGCCCCGGCGCCCGCGCTGCCCGCCCCCGCGCGCTCCGCCCCCGCCCTGCCCGAGCGGCAGGAGGCGCCCCGTACCGCCGAGCCGGCCAGGCCCGCGGCCGGCGGCTGGGCCCAGCAGGTGCAGCAACTGGCCCAGCAGCAGCCCGCGCAGACGTCCGCCTCCGGTTCCTCCGACGCGCCCGCGCCGTGGAAGCCCCCGAAGGACGATCCGTTCCTGCAGGCAGCCCGGGAGCAGCAGGGCCGGCCCGCGCCGCTGGGCCGCCGGTTCGCCGCCCGGCTGGTCGACACCGTCGTGCTCGGGGCCGTCGTCTCCGCCGCGGCCGTGCCGCTGTGGGCCAAGGCCGTCGAGCACATCGACGCCAAGGTCGAGCAGGCGAAGCAGTCCGGCGAGACGGTCACGGTCTGGCTGCTCGACGGCACGACCGGCGGCTATCTGGCCGTCGTGCTGGGCGTCCTGCTGGTCGCCGGGGTGGTGCTGGAAGCGCTGCCGACCGCCAAGTGGGGCCGCACGCTGGGCAAGCGCCTGTGCGGGGTCCGCGTGCTGGACATCGAGGCGCACGACACCCCGCGCTTCGGGGCGGCGCTGCGCCGCTGGCTGGTGTACGGGGGGCTGGGCGCCCTGGGCATCGGCGTCGTGGGCGCCCTGTGGTGCCTCGTCGACCGGCCGTGGCGGCAGTGCTGGCACGACAAGGCGGCGCGCACGTTCGTGGCGGCGGGCAAGCGCTGA
- a CDS encoding ABC transporter permease — MSAGRPGGRARRPDGRHEAEDGAFRDGVRPQVAGADADADSVRTRPADTDADAGPVPPEAVGADAGGPAGPDGPDGPPPPAVRPARRVTWRKLLLRPCFLLVLLLATWLWFRGAGLDSVARNSIADGNVWLRLRQHVVLTVVSTFFVLIIAIPLGILLTRRRLRPAAPAAIAVANVGQATPAIGLLALLVIWLGIGMQAALVGIVVYAVLPVLANTVAGLRAIDPTLVEAARGIGMSATGVLRRVELPLAVPLILAGVRTALVLNVGTATLAYFGGGGGLGDLIASGITNQRMPVLVLGSVLTVALALLVDWLASLAELLLRPRGLEAS, encoded by the coding sequence GTGAGTGCCGGGCGGCCGGGCGGGCGGGCCCGTCGGCCGGACGGCCGGCACGAGGCGGAGGACGGCGCCTTCCGCGACGGCGTACGGCCGCAAGTGGCAGGCGCGGACGCGGACGCGGACAGCGTGCGGACGAGGCCCGCAGACACGGACGCGGACGCGGGCCCCGTACCGCCGGAGGCCGTGGGCGCGGATGCGGGCGGCCCGGCCGGCCCGGACGGCCCGGACGGCCCTCCCCCACCCGCCGTGCGCCCCGCGCGCCGCGTCACCTGGCGGAAGCTGCTCCTGCGGCCCTGCTTCCTGCTCGTCCTGCTGCTGGCCACCTGGCTGTGGTTCCGCGGCGCCGGCCTGGACTCCGTCGCCCGCAACTCCATCGCCGACGGCAACGTCTGGCTGCGCCTGCGCCAGCACGTCGTCCTCACCGTGGTCTCCACCTTCTTCGTCCTGATCATCGCCATCCCGCTGGGCATCCTGCTCACCCGGCGCCGGCTGCGCCCCGCCGCGCCCGCCGCCATCGCCGTCGCCAACGTCGGCCAGGCCACCCCCGCCATCGGCCTGCTGGCGCTGCTGGTGATCTGGCTGGGCATCGGCATGCAGGCGGCGCTCGTCGGCATCGTCGTCTACGCGGTGCTGCCCGTCCTCGCCAACACCGTCGCCGGGCTGCGCGCCATCGACCCGACCCTGGTGGAGGCCGCGCGCGGCATCGGCATGTCCGCGACCGGGGTGCTGCGCCGGGTCGAACTGCCGCTGGCCGTACCGCTGATCCTCGCGGGCGTGCGGACCGCGCTCGTCCTCAACGTGGGCACGGCGACGCTCGCCTACTTCGGCGGGGGCGGCGGGCTCGGCGACCTGATCGCCTCGGGCATCACCAACCAGCGGATGCCGGTGCTCGTCCTGGGGTCCGTGCTGACCGTGGCGCTCGCGCTGCTCGTGGACTGGCTGGCGTCCCTGGCCGAGCTGCTGCTGCGGCCGCGCGGCCTGGAGGCCTCCTGA